The Corylus avellana chromosome ca8, CavTom2PMs-1.0 genome has a segment encoding these proteins:
- the LOC132190130 gene encoding pathogenesis-related thaumatin-like protein 3.5, translated as MAQLAALLVSLLTLVLSISGVISTTFTIINKCEYTVWPGILSNAGVPALSTTGFALQKGESKTITPPTSWGGRFWGRTHCSQDSTGKFSCVTGDCGSGKVECSGNGGALPATLAEFTLDGAGGFDFFDVSLVDGYNLPMRVVPQGGTGQNCTTVGCVADLNESCPSELQVNSADASGNVACKSACEAFGQPEYCCSGAYGSPNTCKPSTYSQIFKTACPQAYSYAYDDKTSTFTCASADYTISFCPTPITSQKASQGTTQATPASTTTTTPSIGSTMIYEGPQDESTASPSTRAHVFGFDSTVGVVSIAVAIWRFWQLF; from the exons ATGGCTCAGCTAGCAGCATTATTAGTTTCATTATTAACGCTTGTTCTATCAATATCAG GAGTAATTTCAACGACCTTCACAATAATAAACAAGTGCGAGTATACAGTATGGCCAGGCATTCTTTCCAACGCCGGTGTACCGGCACTGTCAACAACCGGCTTCGCGCTCCAAAAGGGCGAGTCCAAGACAATCACGCCACCGACCTCCTGGGGCGGTCGCTTCTGGGGCCGAACCCACTGCTCCCAAGACTCCACGGGCAAGTTCTCCTGCGTCACAGGTGATTGCGGCTCCGGAAAAGTTGAGTGTTCCGGGAATGGCGGCGCGCTACCAGCGACGCTGGCCGAGTTCACGCTCGACGGCGCGGGCGGGTTCGACTTCTTCGATGTCAGCTTGGTCGACGGATACAACCTCCCTATGAGGGTCGTGCCCCAGGGTGGGACCGGTCAGAATTGCACAACCGTCGGCTGCGTGGCCGACCTCAACGAGTCGTGCCCCTCAGAGCTGCAGGTCAATAGCGCCGACGCCAGCGGGAACGTTGCCTGCAAGAGCGCGTGCGAAGCCTTTGGGCAGCCCGAGTACTGTTGTAGCGGCGCGTATGGTTCACCCAACACATGCAAGCCGTCTACATACTCTCAGATCTTCAAGACCGCGTGCCCACAGGCTTACAGCTACGCGTACGACGATAAGACGAGCACCTTCACATGCGCCTCCGCAGATTACACAATTAGTTTCTGCCCCACCCCTATCACCAG CCAAAAAGCTTCACAAGGTACGACGCAGGCCACCCCAGCTTCCACTACAACAACCACACCTTCCATCGGCAGCACGATGATCTACGAGGGTCCCCAGGACGAAAGTACCGCATCACCGTCCACTCGTGCCCACGTGTTCGGATTCGATTCCACCGTGGGTGTAGTCAGCATCGCGGTGGCAATTTGGAGGTTCTGGCAGCTCTTCTAA
- the LOC132189837 gene encoding thaumatin-like protein 1 isoform X2, whose translation MVVSWYTKRIPKKQYKKFPLPSLRLSGATFTIINRCDYTIWPGILANAGSARLDSTGFELAPGGSRSFQAPPNWSGRFWGRSGCIFDQNTDQGSCVTGDCGSNQVECNGNGANPPATLAEFTIAPGSAQDFYDVSLVDGYNLPMVVDTSGGSGACMSTGCATDLNRQCPNELRVGDGAACKSACEAFGSPEYCCNGAYGTPDTCKPSIYSEMFKAACPRSYSYAYDDATSTFTCTGADYTITFCPSSASQKSARDASPTTNTTNSSGTESQPQQVPIPNEVNGPWVQNFFTGDSSKTLSSFTWIIASVASILSLFLI comes from the exons ATGGTGGTTTCCTGGTATACAAAGCGAATCCCGAAGAAGCAGTACAAGAAATTTCCTCTCCCTTCCCTAC GTTTATCAGGGGCTACATTTACGATAATAAATAGGTGTGACTATACAATATGGCCTGGAATTCTTGCCAATGCCGGTAGTGCCAGATTGGACAGTACCGGGTTCGAGCTCGCGCCGGGCGGGTCTCGGTCGTTTCAGGCCCCACCCAACTGGTCCGGGAGATTCTGGGGTCGCTCCGGTTGTATATTCGACCAGAACACCGACCAAGGAAGTTGCGTCACCGGAGACTGTGGGTCTAACCAGGTCGAGTGCAACGGTAACGGAGCGAACCCGCCAGCGACTCTCGCGGAGTTCACAATCGCGCCGGGTAGTGCCCAGGATTTCTACGATGTGAGCCTTGTCGATGGGTACAATTTACCCATGGTTGTGGACACGAGTGGCGGGTCGGGTGCATGCATGTCAACCGGGTGCGCGACCGACTTGAACCGGCAGTGCCCGAATGAGTTACGGGTCGGGGACGGTGCGGCGTGCAAGAGCGCGTGTGAGGCCTTTGGGAGCCCCGAGTACTGCTGCAATGGGGCTTACGGTACACCGGACACTTGTAAGCCGTCAATTTACTCGGAGATGTTCAAAGCAGCGTGTCCGAGATCGTATAGCTATGCGTACGATGATGCCACGAGTACGTTTACGTGTACAGGAGCAGATTATACCATTACATTCTGCCCTTCATCGGCAAG CCAAAAATCTGCAAGAGATGCATCTCCAAcaacaaacacaacaaacaGCTCCGGAACAGAGTCACAACCACAACAGGTGCCAATTCCAAATGAGGTCAACGGTCCTTGGGTACAAAACTTTTTCACGGGAGACTCATCAAAGACCCTTTCTTCTTTCACTTGGATCATTGCTTCTGTGGCTTCGATTCTCAGCCTTTTCTTGATTTAG
- the LOC132189837 gene encoding thaumatin-like protein 1 isoform X1, with protein sequence MDLILSCNRCVYICLIVLISFCRGLSGATFTIINRCDYTIWPGILANAGSARLDSTGFELAPGGSRSFQAPPNWSGRFWGRSGCIFDQNTDQGSCVTGDCGSNQVECNGNGANPPATLAEFTIAPGSAQDFYDVSLVDGYNLPMVVDTSGGSGACMSTGCATDLNRQCPNELRVGDGAACKSACEAFGSPEYCCNGAYGTPDTCKPSIYSEMFKAACPRSYSYAYDDATSTFTCTGADYTITFCPSSASQKSARDASPTTNTTNSSGTESQPQQVPIPNEVNGPWVQNFFTGDSSKTLSSFTWIIASVASILSLFLI encoded by the exons ATGGATCTCATTTTGTCATGCAATCGTTGTGTGTACATCTGCCTCATAGTTTTGATCTCGTTTTGTAGAG GTTTATCAGGGGCTACATTTACGATAATAAATAGGTGTGACTATACAATATGGCCTGGAATTCTTGCCAATGCCGGTAGTGCCAGATTGGACAGTACCGGGTTCGAGCTCGCGCCGGGCGGGTCTCGGTCGTTTCAGGCCCCACCCAACTGGTCCGGGAGATTCTGGGGTCGCTCCGGTTGTATATTCGACCAGAACACCGACCAAGGAAGTTGCGTCACCGGAGACTGTGGGTCTAACCAGGTCGAGTGCAACGGTAACGGAGCGAACCCGCCAGCGACTCTCGCGGAGTTCACAATCGCGCCGGGTAGTGCCCAGGATTTCTACGATGTGAGCCTTGTCGATGGGTACAATTTACCCATGGTTGTGGACACGAGTGGCGGGTCGGGTGCATGCATGTCAACCGGGTGCGCGACCGACTTGAACCGGCAGTGCCCGAATGAGTTACGGGTCGGGGACGGTGCGGCGTGCAAGAGCGCGTGTGAGGCCTTTGGGAGCCCCGAGTACTGCTGCAATGGGGCTTACGGTACACCGGACACTTGTAAGCCGTCAATTTACTCGGAGATGTTCAAAGCAGCGTGTCCGAGATCGTATAGCTATGCGTACGATGATGCCACGAGTACGTTTACGTGTACAGGAGCAGATTATACCATTACATTCTGCCCTTCATCGGCAAG CCAAAAATCTGCAAGAGATGCATCTCCAAcaacaaacacaacaaacaGCTCCGGAACAGAGTCACAACCACAACAGGTGCCAATTCCAAATGAGGTCAACGGTCCTTGGGTACAAAACTTTTTCACGGGAGACTCATCAAAGACCCTTTCTTCTTTCACTTGGATCATTGCTTCTGTGGCTTCGATTCTCAGCCTTTTCTTGATTTAG